A window of Deinococcus detaillensis genomic DNA:
CCCAGCAAGCTCTCGGCTTCCGGCACAGTCAGCTCGGAGTCTCCAAACTCCACCGTTTGGCCGCCGGTGATCTCAGCGTGGCGCTGCATCTGGGCGGCGTGCACCACACTCAGCTCAAGATTGGCTTCGCGGTAAAAGGCTGCGTCGTCACGCATTCGGCGGTATGCCAGCGCAAAATCGGGTGCGGGTTGGTAGCCTTCAAGCGCCAGCAGTTTCTGACGCAGGGCCTGCTCAGCGCGGCCCAGCGGCGGCACCAATTCCTCCTGAAAAGCGCTCAGCGCCCGCTGCGCTTCAAGGTCGGCGGTGTTGAGGTCGGCCCTCAGGCTCAGCACCGCGCCCACCTGCGCGATTTCCTTGCTCAGTTCGCTCCAATCGGCAAGCCAACTCGCCGCGCCAGCGGGTGTCAAGTTGGCTTGCACAAGCGCTTCCATACGCGGCGCGTAGGTCGCCCAGCGCTGCTGCTCAGCCGTCAAGATCAGGTATTGCGAATCGGGTACTCGGTTGTCAGGCATAGCGGCAGTTTAGAGGAAGTGAAGTGGAGTCGCGGGCGAACGGGCGGGCGTTGTTTGCAACCAAACCGCTTATCTGCTACGACCCGCAGGCTCTGACGCTAAGCTCGGCAGATGCCCGAACCTGTTGCCTTTCCCGAGAGCCTGAGCACGCCGCGTTTGCTGCTGCGGGTACCCACCGCCGCCGACGGCCCGCTGATGGCGGCGGCGGTCAATGCCAACTTGGAGCACCTGCGGCCCTGGATGCCCTGGGCGCAGCAGCCCCGCACCCCCGAGCAGCAAAGCGAGAGCATGGCCCGCGCCCATGACCGGTTTTTGCAGGGCGAGGACTTGATGTACCTGATGCTGAAAGGCGGGCAGATTATCGGCTCATGCGGTCTTCACCGAATCGACTGGAGCGTTCCGGCGGGCGACATCGGCTACTGGCTAGACTCCCGCCACCTCGGGCACGGCTACGTCACCGAAATGGCCGCCGCCCTGACGGACTTGGCCCTTACCCCAGCTCAGCGCGGCGGCCTCGGCTTGGAGCGCCTCGAAATTCGCTGTGACCCGCGCAACCACAAAAGCGCCGCCGTGCCCGAGCGGCTGGGTTACGAATTAGAAGCGAGGCTCAAGCGCAATGCCAGAGACGCCCAACATCCTGAGCAACTGCGCGACACCTTGGTGTT
This region includes:
- a CDS encoding GNAT family N-acetyltransferase, which codes for MPEPVAFPESLSTPRLLLRVPTAADGPLMAAAVNANLEHLRPWMPWAQQPRTPEQQSESMARAHDRFLQGEDLMYLMLKGGQIIGSCGLHRIDWSVPAGDIGYWLDSRHLGHGYVTEMAAALTDLALTPAQRGGLGLERLEIRCDPRNHKSAAVPERLGYELEARLKRNARDAQHPEQLRDTLVFAKWPPEK